The following are from one region of the Streptomyces rubrogriseus genome:
- a CDS encoding sugar porter family MFS transporter, with protein MSRTQAGSSGAGTAHPDHLGHVIFIAAAAAMGGFLFGYDSSVINGAVEAIRDRYDVGSAVLAQVIAVALIGCAIGAATAGRIADRIGRIRCMQIAAVLFTVSAVGSALPFALWDLAMWRVIGGFAIGMASVIGPAYIAEVSPPAYRGRLGSFQQAAIVIGIAVSQLVNWGLLNAAGGDQRGELMGLEAWQVMLGVMVIPAVLYGLLSFAIPESPRFLISVGKRERAKKILEEVEGKDVDFDARVTEIEHAMHREEKSSFKDLLGGSFFFKPIVWIGIGLSVFQQFVGINVAFYYSSTLWQSVGVNPADSFFYSFTTSIINIIGTVIAMIFVDRVGRKPLALIGSVGMVVGLALEAWAFSFDLVDGKLPATQGWVALIAAHLFVLFFALSWGVVVWVFLGEMFPNRIRAAALGVAASAQWIANWAITASFPSLADWNLSGTYVIYTIFAALSIPFVLKFVKETKGKALEEMG; from the coding sequence GTGTCCCGCACACAGGCAGGTAGTTCAGGAGCCGGGACGGCTCATCCCGATCATCTCGGGCACGTCATCTTCATCGCGGCGGCGGCCGCGATGGGCGGTTTCCTGTTCGGTTACGACAGTTCCGTGATCAACGGTGCGGTCGAGGCCATCCGGGACCGTTACGACGTCGGTTCCGCGGTGCTGGCCCAGGTCATCGCCGTGGCTCTGATCGGCTGCGCCATCGGTGCCGCGACCGCGGGCCGCATCGCCGACCGCATCGGCCGTATCCGGTGCATGCAGATCGCGGCGGTCCTGTTCACTGTCAGTGCCGTGGGCTCCGCGCTGCCCTTCGCGCTGTGGGACCTCGCCATGTGGCGTGTCATCGGCGGCTTCGCCATCGGCATGGCCTCGGTGATCGGTCCCGCCTACATCGCCGAGGTGTCCCCGCCCGCCTACCGCGGCCGGCTCGGCTCCTTCCAGCAGGCCGCGATCGTCATCGGCATCGCCGTCTCCCAGCTGGTCAACTGGGGTCTGCTGAACGCCGCCGGCGGCGACCAGCGCGGCGAGCTGATGGGCCTGGAGGCCTGGCAGGTCATGCTCGGCGTCATGGTGATCCCGGCCGTCCTGTACGGCCTGCTGTCCTTCGCCATCCCCGAGTCCCCCCGCTTCCTGATCTCGGTGGGCAAGCGCGAGCGCGCCAAGAAGATCCTCGAAGAGGTCGAGGGCAAGGACGTGGACTTCGACGCCCGCGTCACCGAGATCGAGCACGCCATGCACCGCGAGGAGAAGTCCTCCTTCAAGGACCTGCTGGGCGGCAGCTTCTTCTTCAAACCGATCGTCTGGATCGGTATCGGCCTGTCGGTCTTCCAGCAGTTCGTCGGCATCAACGTCGCGTTCTACTACTCCTCGACGCTGTGGCAGTCGGTCGGCGTCAACCCCGCCGACTCGTTCTTCTACTCGTTCACGACGTCGATCATCAACATCATCGGCACCGTGATCGCGATGATCTTCGTGGACCGTGTCGGCCGCAAGCCGCTCGCCCTGATCGGCTCCGTCGGCATGGTGGTCGGGCTGGCGCTGGAGGCCTGGGCCTTCTCCTTCGACCTGGTCGACGGCAAGCTCCCGGCCACCCAGGGCTGGGTCGCGCTGATCGCCGCCCACCTCTTCGTCCTCTTCTTCGCCCTGTCGTGGGGTGTGGTCGTGTGGGTCTTCCTCGGCGAGATGTTCCCCAACCGGATCCGTGCCGCCGCCCTGGGCGTGGCCGCCTCCGCGCAGTGGATCGCCAACTGGGCCATCACCGCGAGCTTCCCGTCACTGGCCGACTGGAACCTCTCCGGCACCTACGTGATCTACACGATCTTCGCCGCCCTCTCCATCCCCTTCGTGCTCAAGTTCGTGAAGGAGACCAAGGGCAAGGCCCTGGAGGAAATGGGCTGA
- the smc gene encoding chromosome segregation protein SMC, producing MHLKALTLRGFKSFASATTLRFEPGITCVVGPNGSGKSNVVDALSWVMGEQGAKSLRGGKMEDVIFAGTTGRPPLGRAEVSLTIDNSDGALPIEYAEVTITRIMFRNGGSEYQINGDTCRLLDIQELLSDSGIGREMHVIVGQGQLDSVLHADPMGRRAFIEEAAGVLKHRKRKEKALRKLDAMQANLARVQDLTDELRRQLKPLGRQAAVARRAAVIQADLRDARLRLLADDLVRMREALQAEVADEAALKERKEAAERELGKALRREADLEDEVRRLTPRLQRAQQTWYELSQLAERVRGTISLADARVKSATSAPPEERRGRDPEELEREAARVREQEAELEAALEAAEHALEDTAAHRADLERELAMEERRLKDAARAIADRRENLARLGGQVGAARSRATAAQAEIERLAQARDESGQRAAAAQEEYEALQAEVDGLDAGDQELAERHEAARRALTEAEAALNTAREAATAAERRRAATQARHEALALGLRRKDGTGALLAAKDRLTGLLGPAAGLLTVTPGHEAALATAFGAAADALAVTSPAAAADAIRLLRKQDAGRAALLLAGAPDDVAHETRGDGPPHAADLVHGPADLMPAVRRLLRGIVVVATLEDAEDLVYARPALTAVTAEGDLLGAHFAQGGSAGAPSLLEVQASVDQAAAELAELGVRCEELAGEQEAAVGRRRECAALVEELGERRRAADREKSSVAQQLGRLAGQARGAAGEAERSAAAAARAQQALDKALMEVEELAERLAVAEEMPVDEEPDTAARDRLAADGANARQTEMEARLQVRTHEERVKGLAGRADSLDRAARAEREARARAEQRRARLRHEAAVAEAVGAGARQLLAHVEVSLTRADEERTLAEAAKARREQELTTARTAGRDLKAELDKLTDSVHRGEVLGAEKRLRIEQLETKALEELGVEPAGLAAEYGPHQEVPPSPPADGEELPEDPEHPRNRPRPFVRAEQEKRLKAAERAYQQLGKVNPLALEEFAALEERHQFLSEQLEDLKKTRADLLQVVKEVDERVEQVFTEAFRDTAREFEGVFSRLFPGGEGRLILTDPDNMLTTGVDVEARPPGKKVKRLSLLSGGERSLTAVAMLVSIFKARPSPFYVMDEVEAALDDTNLQRLIRIMQELQEASQLIVITHQKRTMEVADALYGVSMQGDGVSKVISQRLRQS from the coding sequence GTGCACCTGAAGGCCCTGACCCTCCGCGGGTTCAAGTCGTTCGCCTCGGCGACCACGCTCCGGTTCGAGCCCGGCATCACCTGTGTCGTCGGCCCGAACGGCTCGGGCAAGTCCAACGTCGTCGACGCGCTCAGCTGGGTCATGGGCGAACAGGGTGCCAAGTCGCTGCGCGGCGGCAAGATGGAGGACGTCATCTTCGCCGGCACCACCGGCCGCCCGCCCCTCGGCCGGGCCGAGGTGTCGCTGACCATCGACAACTCCGACGGGGCCCTGCCCATCGAGTACGCCGAGGTCACCATCACGCGGATCATGTTCCGCAACGGCGGCAGCGAGTACCAGATCAACGGCGACACCTGCCGCCTCCTCGACATCCAGGAACTCCTCTCCGACTCCGGCATCGGCCGCGAGATGCACGTCATCGTCGGCCAGGGCCAGCTCGACTCCGTCCTGCACGCCGACCCGATGGGCCGCCGCGCCTTCATCGAGGAGGCCGCCGGCGTCCTCAAGCACCGCAAGCGCAAGGAGAAGGCGCTCCGGAAACTGGACGCGATGCAGGCCAACCTCGCGCGCGTGCAGGACCTCACCGACGAGCTGCGGCGCCAGCTCAAGCCCCTCGGCCGGCAGGCCGCCGTCGCCCGCAGGGCCGCCGTCATCCAGGCCGACCTCCGGGACGCCCGGCTCCGGCTCCTCGCCGACGACCTCGTACGGATGCGCGAGGCACTCCAGGCCGAGGTCGCCGACGAGGCCGCGCTCAAGGAACGCAAGGAGGCCGCCGAACGGGAGCTGGGCAAGGCGCTGCGCCGCGAGGCGGACCTGGAGGACGAGGTGCGCCGGCTCACCCCGCGCCTCCAGCGCGCCCAGCAGACCTGGTACGAGCTGTCCCAGCTCGCCGAACGGGTGCGCGGCACCATCTCGCTCGCCGACGCGCGGGTGAAGAGCGCCACCTCCGCGCCGCCCGAGGAACGCCGCGGCCGCGACCCGGAGGAACTGGAGCGCGAGGCCGCCCGCGTCCGCGAGCAGGAGGCCGAACTCGAAGCGGCCCTGGAGGCGGCCGAACACGCCCTGGAGGACACGGCCGCCCACCGCGCCGATCTCGAACGCGAACTGGCCATGGAGGAACGCCGCCTCAAGGACGCCGCCCGCGCCATCGCCGACCGCCGCGAGAACCTCGCCCGGCTCGGCGGCCAGGTCGGCGCCGCCCGCTCCCGTGCCACCGCCGCCCAGGCCGAGATCGAGCGGCTGGCCCAGGCGCGGGACGAGTCCGGACAACGCGCGGCCGCGGCGCAGGAGGAGTACGAGGCGCTCCAGGCCGAGGTCGACGGGCTCGACGCCGGCGACCAGGAACTCGCCGAGCGGCACGAGGCCGCCAGGCGGGCACTGACCGAGGCGGAGGCCGCGCTGAACACCGCGCGTGAGGCGGCCACCGCGGCGGAACGCCGGCGCGCCGCCACGCAGGCCCGGCACGAGGCACTTGCCCTGGGCCTGCGTCGCAAGGACGGCACCGGAGCGCTGCTCGCCGCCAAGGACCGCCTCACCGGACTGCTCGGCCCCGCCGCCGGACTCCTCACCGTGACGCCGGGCCACGAGGCCGCCCTGGCCACCGCCTTCGGTGCCGCCGCCGACGCCCTCGCGGTGACCTCCCCGGCGGCCGCCGCCGACGCGATCCGCCTGCTGCGCAAGCAGGACGCGGGCCGGGCCGCCCTGCTGCTCGCCGGCGCCCCCGACGACGTAGCGCACGAGACGCGCGGCGACGGACCGCCGCACGCCGCCGACCTGGTGCACGGCCCCGCCGACCTGATGCCCGCCGTACGGCGGCTGCTGCGCGGGATCGTCGTGGTCGCCACCCTGGAGGACGCCGAGGACCTGGTCTACGCCCGCCCCGCGCTGACCGCCGTCACCGCCGAGGGCGACCTGCTGGGCGCCCACTTCGCGCAGGGCGGTTCCGCCGGGGCGCCCAGCCTCCTGGAGGTGCAGGCGTCCGTGGACCAGGCCGCCGCCGAGCTGGCGGAGCTGGGCGTGCGGTGCGAGGAGCTGGCGGGGGAGCAGGAAGCAGCCGTCGGGCGACGGCGGGAGTGCGCCGCGCTCGTCGAGGAGCTGGGGGAGCGGCGCCGGGCGGCCGACCGGGAGAAGTCGTCCGTCGCCCAGCAGCTGGGCCGGCTCGCGGGCCAGGCGCGGGGCGCCGCCGGGGAGGCGGAACGGTCCGCCGCGGCGGCCGCCCGGGCGCAGCAGGCGCTGGACAAGGCGCTCATGGAGGTCGAGGAACTGGCGGAACGGCTCGCCGTCGCCGAGGAGATGCCTGTCGACGAGGAGCCCGACACCGCCGCCCGCGACCGGCTCGCCGCCGACGGTGCCAACGCCCGCCAGACCGAGATGGAGGCGCGCCTCCAGGTCCGTACCCACGAGGAGCGGGTCAAAGGGCTGGCCGGACGCGCCGACTCCCTGGACCGGGCCGCCCGCGCCGAACGCGAGGCACGCGCGCGTGCCGAGCAGCGGCGGGCCAGGCTGCGGCACGAGGCGGCCGTCGCCGAGGCGGTCGGCGCCGGCGCCCGGCAGCTGCTCGCCCACGTCGAGGTCTCACTCACCCGCGCCGACGAGGAGCGCACCCTCGCCGAGGCGGCCAAGGCCCGGCGTGAGCAGGAGCTGACCACCGCGCGCACCGCCGGGCGCGACCTCAAGGCGGAGCTGGACAAGTTGACGGATTCAGTTCACCGGGGCGAGGTACTCGGCGCCGAGAAGCGGCTGCGCATCGAGCAGCTGGAGACCAAGGCGCTGGAGGAACTCGGTGTGGAACCGGCGGGGCTCGCGGCCGAGTACGGCCCCCATCAAGAGGTGCCGCCCTCGCCCCCCGCCGACGGCGAGGAGCTCCCGGAAGACCCGGAGCATCCGCGTAACCGCCCGCGCCCCTTCGTCCGCGCCGAGCAGGAGAAACGGCTGAAGGCCGCCGAGCGCGCCTACCAGCAGCTCGGCAAGGTCAACCCGCTGGCGCTGGAGGAGTTCGCGGCGCTGGAGGAGCGGCACCAGTTCCTCAGCGAGCAGCTGGAGGACCTGAAGAAGACCCGCGCCGACCTGCTCCAGGTCGTCAAGGAGGTCGACGAGCGCGTCGAGCAGGTCTTCACCGAGGCCTTCCGGGACACCGCCCGGGAGTTCGAGGGCGTCTTCAGCAGGCTGTTCCCGGGCGGTGAGGGGCGGCTGATCCTGACCGACCCTGACAACATGCTCACCACGGGCGTGGACGTCGAGGCCCGGCCCCCGGGCAAGAAGGTCAAGCGGCTGTCGCTGCTCTCCGGCGGGGAGCGCTCGCTGACCGCGGTGGCGATGCTGGTGTCGATCTTCAAGGCCCGGCCGAGTCCGTTCTACGTGATGGACGAGGTCGAGGCGGCGCTGGACGACACCAACCTGCAACGGCTGATCCGGATCATGCAGGAGCTCCAGGAGGCCTCGCAGCTGATCGTCATCACGCACCAGAAGCGCACGATGGAGGTCGCCGACGCGCTCTACGGCGTGTCCATGCAGGGCGACGGTGTGTCGAAGGTCATCAGTCAGCGGCTGCGCCAGTCCTGA
- a CDS encoding acylphosphatase has product MSEDVRLVAWVRGQVQGVGFRWFTRARALELGGMSGFALNLGDGRVQVVAEGPRERCEGLLEWLRGDDTPGRVDGVTEIWDTPRGGYEGFAIR; this is encoded by the coding sequence ATGAGCGAGGATGTACGGCTGGTCGCGTGGGTGCGCGGACAGGTCCAGGGCGTGGGATTCCGCTGGTTCACGCGGGCCAGGGCGCTGGAACTCGGCGGGATGAGTGGTTTTGCTCTCAATTTGGGCGACGGCCGCGTGCAGGTCGTCGCGGAGGGCCCGCGCGAGCGCTGCGAGGGACTGCTCGAGTGGCTGCGCGGTGACGACACGCCCGGACGCGTGGACGGAGTCACCGAGATCTGGGACACACCCCGCGGGGGGTACGAGGGCTTCGCCATCCGCTGA
- a CDS encoding CAP domain-containing protein: MGRHRRSAAGRAAEGHQPDGTAGRRRDPLAPDAGEAPTMGIAPYLNPEAYAEVRAKSDAYLFADAPDGEGPQAGRTVAFPRDGYTPAGGSQPGGGRRRRRRKAATPVRTGLLGVSAAVAIGTVAVATGVVPGLDNYRIGGNSSGGDRVQAHDTPTNSPSQQGGTSGSADTGRGGDAATSRGTDRSPTSAPSAPSAQSPSKDESAADSPSSSPSSASPSTSAPASKPAAPAPSKTKKPNTPPSAEPKPTTPSRPATKEPARPSAPAAVSEEAVAQAQVLKLVNDERAKVGCSPVAANSALRELAEDFSRAMATQGFFDHTDPSGATPWDRASAAGISGLGGENIARGQADAQAVMDAWMNSPDHRANILNCDFQTLGVGVHFGSGGPWWTQDFGY; this comes from the coding sequence ATGGGACGCCACCGACGCTCCGCCGCCGGCCGCGCCGCGGAGGGCCACCAGCCGGACGGTACGGCGGGACGGCGCCGCGATCCGCTCGCTCCGGACGCGGGCGAGGCGCCCACGATGGGCATCGCTCCCTATCTGAACCCCGAGGCGTACGCCGAGGTCCGCGCCAAGAGCGACGCCTACCTCTTCGCCGACGCCCCGGACGGCGAGGGCCCGCAGGCCGGCCGCACCGTCGCCTTCCCCCGGGACGGATACACGCCCGCCGGCGGCTCGCAGCCCGGCGGAGGACGCCGTCGCCGCCGCAGGAAGGCCGCCACCCCGGTCCGCACGGGCCTGCTCGGCGTCTCCGCCGCGGTGGCCATCGGCACGGTGGCGGTGGCCACAGGCGTGGTGCCCGGCCTCGACAACTACCGGATCGGCGGCAACAGCAGCGGGGGCGACCGGGTGCAGGCCCACGACACCCCGACTAACAGCCCGTCCCAGCAGGGCGGCACCTCGGGCAGCGCCGACACCGGCCGGGGCGGCGACGCGGCCACGAGCCGCGGCACCGACCGCTCCCCCACGTCCGCCCCGTCCGCCCCCTCCGCCCAGTCACCGTCGAAGGACGAGTCCGCCGCGGACTCCCCGTCCTCCTCGCCGTCCTCGGCCTCCCCCTCCACCTCGGCACCGGCCTCGAAGCCCGCCGCCCCGGCACCGTCGAAGACCAAGAAGCCGAACACGCCTCCCAGCGCCGAGCCGAAGCCGACCACTCCCTCGCGCCCGGCCACCAAGGAGCCCGCGAGGCCCAGCGCGCCCGCCGCGGTCTCCGAGGAGGCCGTCGCCCAGGCACAGGTGCTCAAGCTGGTAAACGACGAACGGGCCAAGGTCGGCTGCAGCCCTGTGGCCGCGAACAGCGCGCTGCGCGAACTGGCCGAGGACTTCAGCCGGGCCATGGCGACCCAGGGCTTCTTCGACCACACCGACCCCAGCGGCGCCACCCCCTGGGACCGGGCGTCGGCAGCGGGCATATCGGGCCTCGGCGGCGAGAACATAGCCCGCGGCCAGGCCGACGCCCAGGCCGTGATGGACGCCTGGATGAACAGCCCCGACCACCGGGCCAACATCCTGAACTGCGACTTCCAGACCCTGGGCGTCGGCGTCCACTTCGGCTCCGGCGGGCCCTGGTGGACGCAGGACTTCGGCTACTGA
- a CDS encoding winged helix-turn-helix transcriptional regulator, giving the protein MSTTQERTAEQDLPFDVFSRACPSRGTLEHVTGRWGALTLGALYEGSFRFNELRRRVDGVSEKMLAQTLHALERDGLVHREAQPTNPPRVDYELTPLGHEVAGRLLALIECVEGRMDEVLASRERYDERRMPTA; this is encoded by the coding sequence ATGTCGACCACGCAGGAGCGCACGGCGGAGCAGGATCTGCCGTTTGACGTGTTCTCCCGGGCCTGTCCCTCGCGCGGCACCCTGGAGCACGTCACCGGGCGCTGGGGCGCGCTGACGCTCGGCGCGTTGTACGAGGGGTCCTTCCGGTTCAACGAGCTGCGGCGCCGGGTGGACGGTGTCAGCGAGAAGATGCTGGCCCAGACCCTGCACGCGCTGGAGCGCGACGGACTGGTGCACCGCGAGGCCCAGCCGACCAATCCGCCCCGGGTGGACTACGAGCTGACGCCGTTGGGCCACGAGGTGGCCGGGCGGCTGCTCGCGCTCATCGAGTGCGTCGAGGGACGGATGGACGAGGTGCTGGCCTCGCGCGAGCGGTACGACGAGCGCCGGATGCCTACGGCGTGA
- the mutM gene encoding bifunctional DNA-formamidopyrimidine glycosylase/DNA-(apurinic or apyrimidinic site) lyase, producing MPELPEVEVVRRGLERWVAHRTVADAEVLHPRAVRRHVAGPDDFAHRLKDHRIGTPSRRGKYLWLPLEDTDQAVLAHLGMSGQLLVQPHEAPAEKHLRIRVRFADALGTELRFVDQRTFGGLSLHDTSADGLPDVIAHIARDPLDPLFDDEAFHHALRRKRTTIKRALLDQSLISGVGNIYADEALWRARLHYERPTATLTRPRTAELLGHVRDVMNAALAVGGTSFDSLYVNVNGDSGYFDRSLDAYGREGLPCNRCATPMRRRPWMNRSSYFCPKCQRPPRVTP from the coding sequence ATGCCCGAGTTGCCCGAGGTAGAGGTCGTACGGCGCGGCCTGGAGCGCTGGGTCGCCCACCGGACGGTCGCCGACGCCGAGGTTCTGCACCCGCGCGCGGTGCGCCGCCACGTCGCGGGCCCCGACGACTTCGCCCACCGCCTGAAGGACCACCGCATCGGCACGCCCAGCCGCCGCGGCAAGTACCTGTGGCTGCCCCTTGAGGACACCGACCAGGCGGTCCTCGCCCACCTCGGCATGAGCGGCCAGCTCCTGGTCCAGCCGCACGAGGCACCCGCCGAGAAACACCTGCGCATCCGGGTCCGCTTCGCCGACGCCCTCGGTACCGAACTCCGCTTCGTCGACCAGCGCACCTTCGGCGGCCTCTCCCTGCACGACACGTCCGCCGACGGACTGCCCGACGTCATCGCACACATCGCCCGCGATCCGCTGGACCCCCTCTTCGACGACGAGGCGTTCCACCACGCCCTGCGCCGCAAGCGCACCACGATCAAACGGGCCCTGCTCGACCAGTCCCTGATCAGCGGCGTCGGCAACATCTACGCGGACGAGGCCCTCTGGCGCGCCCGCCTCCACTACGAGCGCCCCACCGCGACCCTCACCCGCCCCCGCACCGCCGAACTGCTCGGCCACGTCCGGGACGTGATGAACGCCGCCCTCGCCGTCGGCGGCACCAGCTTCGACAGCCTCTACGTCAACGTCAACGGCGATTCCGGCTACTTCGACCGCTCGCTCGACGCGTACGGCCGCGAGGGCCTGCCCTGCAACCGCTGTGCCACACCGATGCGCCGCCGGCCGTGGATGAACCGCTCCAGCTACTTCTGCCCGAAGTGCCAGCGCCCGCCACGGGTCACGCCGTAG
- the rnc gene encoding ribonuclease III, with translation MRGTVSVPKKAEDAKADPPAKKKADTQASSHTLLEGRLGYQLESALLVRALTHRSYAYENGGLPTNERLEFLGDSVLGLVVTDTLYRTHPDLPEGQLAKLRAAVVNSRALAEVGRGLELGSFIRLGRGEEGTGGRDKASILADTLEAVIGAVYLDQGLDAASELVHRLFDPLIEKSSNLGAGLDWKTSLQELTATEGLGVPEYLVTETGPDHEKTFTAAARVGGVSYGTGTGRSKKEAEQQAAESAWRSIRAAADERAKATADAVDADPDEASASA, from the coding sequence GTGAGAGGCACTGTGTCAGTCCCCAAGAAGGCGGAAGACGCCAAGGCGGACCCACCCGCCAAGAAGAAGGCGGACACCCAGGCCTCGTCCCACACGCTTCTGGAAGGGCGGCTCGGCTATCAGCTCGAGTCCGCCCTTCTGGTGCGTGCGCTGACCCACCGTTCCTACGCGTACGAGAACGGCGGTCTGCCGACGAACGAGCGGCTGGAGTTCCTCGGGGACTCCGTGCTCGGCCTCGTCGTCACGGACACGCTGTACCGCACCCACCCCGACCTGCCCGAAGGCCAGCTGGCCAAGTTGCGGGCCGCGGTGGTCAACTCGCGTGCGCTGGCGGAGGTGGGCCGCGGGCTCGAACTCGGCTCCTTCATCCGGCTCGGCCGCGGTGAAGAGGGCACGGGCGGCCGGGACAAGGCGTCCATCCTCGCCGACACCCTCGAAGCGGTGATCGGCGCGGTCTATCTCGACCAGGGCCTCGACGCGGCCTCCGAACTGGTGCACCGCCTGTTCGACCCGCTGATCGAGAAGTCCTCCAACCTCGGTGCCGGCCTGGACTGGAAGACCAGCCTCCAGGAACTCACCGCGACCGAAGGGCTCGGCGTCCCCGAGTACCTGGTCACGGAGACCGGCCCGGACCACGAGAAGACCTTCACTGCTGCCGCCCGCGTCGGAGGCGTCTCGTACGGCACCGGCACCGGCCGCAGCAAGAAGGAGGCGGAGCAGCAGGCCGCGGAATCCGCATGGCGGTCCATCCGGGCCGCGGCGGACGAGCGCGCCAAGGCGACGGCCGACGCCGTCGACGCGGACCCCGACGAGGCGTCCGCCTCCGCCTGA
- the rpmF gene encoding 50S ribosomal protein L32: MAVPKRKMSRSNTRHRRSQWKAAVPTLVACERCHEPKLQHIACPACGTYNKRQVLEV, from the coding sequence GTGGCTGTTCCGAAGCGGAAGATGTCGCGCAGCAACACGCGCCACCGCCGGTCGCAGTGGAAGGCTGCGGTCCCCACCCTGGTTGCGTGCGAGCGCTGCCACGAGCCCAAGCTGCAGCACATCGCGTGCCCGGCTTGCGGCACTTACAACAAGCGCCAGGTCCTCGAGGTCTGA
- a CDS encoding YceD family protein has translation MVLNARLDHRDPLVFDTHELGRRPGALQRLTRTVDAPKDFGLQGVIGVPEGAPVELDLRLESVMEGVLVTGTARARAEGECVRCLEPLEQQLEADFQELFSYPDADDRGRPVAEPGDDAEDDEDRFFVEDGLIGLEPVLRDAVVLALPMQPVCQEDCQGLCSECGVRLSDDPDHHHDAVDIRWAALQGLAGSLGDGEKDEMSGDGSDSADAAEKQEK, from the coding sequence ATGGTTCTGAACGCGCGCCTCGACCACCGCGACCCCCTCGTGTTCGACACGCACGAGCTGGGACGGCGGCCCGGTGCGCTCCAGCGCCTGACCCGCACGGTCGACGCTCCCAAGGACTTCGGTCTCCAGGGAGTCATCGGAGTGCCGGAAGGCGCCCCGGTGGAGCTCGATCTCCGGCTCGAGTCGGTCATGGAAGGGGTGCTCGTCACAGGCACCGCCCGTGCCAGGGCCGAGGGGGAGTGCGTAAGGTGTCTGGAGCCGCTGGAGCAGCAGCTCGAAGCGGACTTCCAGGAGCTGTTCTCGTACCCTGACGCCGACGACCGTGGCCGCCCCGTGGCGGAACCGGGCGACGACGCCGAGGACGACGAGGACAGGTTCTTCGTCGAGGACGGCCTGATCGGCCTCGAACCCGTGCTGCGCGACGCGGTGGTGCTCGCACTGCCGATGCAGCCGGTGTGCCAGGAAGACTGCCAGGGTCTGTGCTCCGAATGCGGAGTGCGCCTGTCGGACGACCCGGACCACCACCATGACGCCGTCGACATTCGTTGGGCGGCATTGCAGGGACTCGCCGGTTCACTCGGAGACGGCGAGAAGGACGAGATGAGCGGCGACGGGTCGGATTCCGCGGACGCCGCCGAGAAGCAGGAGAAGTAG
- a CDS encoding cell division initiation protein — protein sequence MDVQNKLDEITAMVSGARAMPMSASCVVNRAELLSMLEELRAELPGSLAQAQELIGDREQMVAQARQEADRIIEGAHAERGSLIADTEVARRSQAEADRILAEARQEAEEVRAEADDYVDSKLANFEVVLTKTLGSVGRGREKLLGTGPGLDENGYEDEDAPERSHDPETLRRDADAYVDTKLGAFEAVLAKTLDAVGRGRQKLHGRIATDDLGALADDMTTVQHSSDADYLADLAGLADAPAAAPAEQQGQPQYGEQQPVAARMPAQAVPEMPSQEPAYGYAPQQQPDPYAAYQQPYDGGPDPYGYQQQGADPYAYQYDGGQQAYDAQQGYAQPPQPQQPPHAPQAHPQALDETSLFDTSMISAEQLRAYEQGRGL from the coding sequence GTGGACGTGCAGAACAAGCTCGACGAGATCACCGCGATGGTCTCCGGCGCCCGCGCCATGCCCATGTCGGCCTCGTGCGTGGTCAACCGCGCCGAACTGCTCTCGATGCTGGAAGAGCTGCGCGCGGAGCTGCCCGGTTCCCTCGCCCAGGCGCAGGAGCTGATCGGCGACCGCGAGCAGATGGTCGCGCAGGCCCGCCAGGAGGCCGACCGGATCATCGAGGGCGCGCACGCCGAGCGCGGCTCCCTGATCGCCGACACCGAGGTCGCCCGCCGCTCCCAGGCCGAGGCCGACCGGATCCTCGCCGAGGCCCGTCAGGAGGCCGAGGAGGTCCGCGCCGAGGCCGACGACTACGTCGACTCCAAGCTCGCCAACTTCGAGGTCGTGCTCACCAAGACCCTCGGCTCCGTCGGCCGGGGCCGCGAGAAGCTCCTCGGCACCGGACCCGGCCTCGACGAGAACGGCTACGAGGACGAGGACGCCCCCGAGCGCAGCCACGACCCGGAGACCCTGCGCCGCGACGCCGACGCCTACGTCGACACCAAGCTCGGTGCCTTCGAGGCCGTGCTGGCCAAGACCCTGGACGCGGTCGGCCGGGGCCGCCAGAAGCTGCACGGCCGGATCGCCACCGACGACCTCGGCGCCCTCGCGGACGACATGACCACCGTCCAGCACTCCAGCGACGCCGACTACCTCGCCGACCTCGCGGGCCTCGCCGACGCCCCGGCCGCCGCCCCCGCCGAGCAGCAGGGGCAGCCCCAGTACGGCGAGCAGCAGCCCGTGGCGGCCCGGATGCCGGCGCAGGCCGTGCCCGAGATGCCGTCCCAGGAGCCGGCGTACGGCTACGCCCCCCAGCAGCAGCCCGATCCCTACGCGGCCTACCAGCAGCCCTACGACGGCGGACCGGACCCGTACGGCTACCAGCAGCAGGGCGCCGACCCGTACGCCTACCAGTACGACGGCGGCCAGCAGGCGTACGACGCACAGCAGGGCTACGCCCAGCCCCCGCAGCCGCAGCAGCCCCCGCACGCCCCGCAGGCCCATCCGCAGGCGCTCGACGAGACCAGCCTCTTCGACACCAGCATGATCAGCGCCGAACAGCTGCGGGCGTACGAACAGGGCCGCGGACTCTAG